In Phaeodactylum tricornutum CCAP 1055/1 chromosome 32, whole genome shotgun sequence, a single window of DNA contains:
- a CDS encoding predicted protein codes for MSRSSCSFAAIMQMNNAALSLVRQGQHARANRLLQTAMDCLKTELAQPAEDTTVGGMQQSPGTASLQVVMSIPLPPYPPRVGATLPGFTATETNTNLPIRYVNNNGHSDSRMETPVANEQYNCEDFTSVPHGFFNRAFAVAPEDTATGGRRDPFAASVSGTVASATSEELVILIVILLFNTGLIYHREGIATHADRLSTTNYQVSRENNPLLKALVLYDKAIQVAESVDWSKSNSSDTFHLSTLLAVPYMALCINKAHISGEAFLNREQRSHAVHKFSETFRALGPAKNILTPEESAFFFIESWFVSVGWNHFAGAA; via the coding sequence ATGAGCCGCTCCAGTTGCTCTTTCGCTGCAATCATGCAAATGAACAACGCTGCCTTGTCTCTGGTGCGGCAGGGGCAGCACGCGCGAGCTAATAGACTCTTGCAAACCGCCATGGACTGTCTCAAAACCGAGCTCGCTCAACCTGCGGAAGATACTACTGTTGGAGGGATGCAGCAGTCCCCGGGAACAGCGTCCCTGCAGGTTGTAATGAGTATTCCGCTCCCACCGTATCCTCCTCGTGTCGGAGCAACTCTACCGGGATTCACGGCGACGGAAACAAACACTAACCTTCCCATACGCTACGTCAATAACAACGGCCACAGTGATTCTCGGATGGAAACTCCAGTAGCGAACGAGCAATACAACTGCGAGGACTTCACCTCGGTCCCGCATGGATTTTTCAACAGAGCGTTTGCCGTCGCACCTGAGGATACTGCAACCGGTGGCCGCCGGGACCCGTTTGCTGCCTCTGTCTCCGGGACCGTTGCCTCGGCAACTTCGGAGGAACTGGTGATTCTTATCGTGATCTTGTTGTTCAACACGGGGCTCATCTATCATCGTGAAGGAATCGCGACGCACGCTGATCGACTCTCGACCACCAATTACCAGGTGTCAAGGGAGAACAATCCCTTACTCAAGGCTTTGGTTCTGTACGACAAGGCCATCCAAGTCGCCGAAAGCGTGGATTGGTCAAAAAGCAACAGTTCTGATACTTTCCATTTGTCCACGTTGCTTGCGGTGCCGTACATGGCgctttgtatcaacaaaGCCCACATCAGCGGGGAGGCTTTTCTGAACCGCGAACAACGATCACACGCCGTACACAAGTTCTCCGAAACCTTTCGAGCGCTTGGTCCAGCCAAAAATATTCTAACGCCCGAAGAATccgctttctttttcattgaaAGCTGGTTTGTATCCGTGGGTTGGAATCATTTCGCTGGAGCAGCTTGA
- a CDS encoding predicted protein produces MLPTGWFTKTNRLRLSTLEHWLPDGGGAGAPVEGHLHLTLPDLVTNGWTWSTVYNFLDDDSTLRVVWVQPHDAFLIPGGLDDIFGQQPHFHGYTRRISVQVLTVTGLFMNTYSDSYENYMTVSVYANSPAQAALTIGDLFRLIPSSRLEGLRLVSNQGEEFPLDSHVTRQFLEANQHLKTLQFLYGTFSEEHCRVIANTMRTTHLHFREAQLRDDGRALIECLRNNQGPTRLTLDDTQISEHNLEAIVDSIQANQQLKRLGLSDMKLTNQLVQTLSATLRKNRWLVELDLTWNSISDENWSDLNLTIRDHPTLQALNLYATTNAGVGEIPTSRKISRTLAIWDMVRKNEILQEINLSSTENDENLMPNIRGCLVLNQHRPKMERLCAETVYQRQTLLGRALVAAGRQETYGPDLQFLLVSRNVETILAAPRQSRPFPENKRARVI; encoded by the coding sequence ATGTTGCCGACGGGTTGGTTTACCAAAACGAATCGTTTGCGTCTGTCGACTTTGGAGCATTGGCTTCCGGACGGTGGTGGCGCTGGAGCTCCGGTAGAAGGCCATCTGCACCTAACCTTGCCGGATCTCGTGACGAACGGATGGACTTGGTCGACGGTCTACAATTTCTTGGACGATGATTCCACACTCCGCGTCGTCTGGGTACAACCCCACGATGCCTTTCTGATACCCGGCGGTTTGGACGATATCTTTGGACAACAGCCGCACTTTCACGGCTACACCCGACGAATTTCCGTCCAGGTACTGACCGTCACGGGCTTGTTCATGAATACCTACTCGGACTCGTACGAAAACTACATGACCGTTTCGGTCTACGCAAACTCGCCGGCCCAAGCCGCCTTGACCATTGGCGATCTCTTTCGGCTCATTCCGTCGAGTCGTCTGGAAGGACTCCGCCTCGTCAGTAACCAGGGCGAAGAATTTCCTCTCGATAGTCACGTCACCCGACAATTTCTGGAAGCCAACCAGCATCTGAAAACGCTGCAGTTCCTTTACGGAACCTTCAGCGAAGAACACTGCCGCGTTATTGCCAATACCATGCGGACGACCCATTTGCATTTCCGGGAAGCCCAATTGCGCGATGATGGACGGGCCCTCATTGAATGCCTCCGGAATAATCAGGGACCAACGCGCTTGACGCTCGACGATACACAGATCTCTGAACACAACCTGGAGGCAATTGTCGATAGTATACAGGCCAATCAACAACTGAAACGCTTGGGACTTTCGGATATGAAGTTGACGAACCAGTTGGTACAAACTCTGTCCGCCACGTTACGGAAAAATCGGTGGTTGGTCGAATTAGATTTGACCTGGAACAGCATCAGTGACGAAAACTGGAGCGATTTGAATCTTACCATTCGCGATCATCCGACCCTGCAAGCTTTGAATCTGTACGCCACGACCAATGCGGGCGTCGGAGAAATCCCCACCTCGCGCAAAATATCGCGAACGCTCGCGATTTGGGATATGGTCCGCAAAAACGAGATCCTGCAGGAAATCAACCTATCTTCGACTGAAAACGATGAAAACCTCATGCCGAATATCCGCGGCTGCCTCGTCCTCAATCAGCATCGTCCTAAAATGGAACGGCTTTGTGCCGAAACCGTGTACCAACGGCAAACGCTCCTGGGACGAGCCTTGGTGGCCGCCGGACGACAGGAAACATATGGGCCGGATCTACAGTTTTTGCTGGTCTCGCGGAATGTGGAAACCATCTTGGCCGCGCCGAGGCAATCCCGCCCCTTCCCCGAGAACAAGCGTGCACGCGTGATATAG
- a CDS encoding predicted protein, protein MDSLPDVEDLDPFPLSHDEITLCPCWIESLFECDDAMEGGDDTSSCCTSGATVKLSNVTEERREAVLAIAENKRSLEKAVELFKRFRVFRASVNRFILMISNNDRDGALSSFSEALDYRMEKGRMTRFHRDLAYGAAKRIVTIRTNVAKKYLKKNPIWSYPVLSSFVMSAVNLVTGESLTNPLDERRFEEPTNCRDLAPPITVYPKKPALLMVQGVYSRLR, encoded by the exons ATGGATAGCCTTCCTGATgtggaagatttggatccTTTCCCTCTCTCCCACGACGAAATAACGCTTTGTCCTTGTTGGATCGAGAGCCTCTTCGAATGCGACGACGCTATGGAGGGCGGCGACGACACGTCCAGCTGCTGTACAAGCGGGGCAACAGTGAAACTTTCAAATGTGACCGAGGAGCGTAGAGAG GCCGTATTGGCAATAgcggaaaacaaaaggtCGCTGGAAAAGGCCGTGGAGTTGTTCAAGCGCTTCCGAGTATTTCGCGCGTCGGTTAATCGTTTCATACTAATGATCAGTAACAATGATCGGGATGGAGCACTCTCAAGTTTCTCAGAGGCGCTAGATTATAGGATGGAGAAAGGTCGAATGACAAGGTTTCATCGGGACTTGGCATATGGAGCTGCTAAACGCATAGTCACAATTCGAACGAATGTGGCGAAGAAGTACTTGAAGAAGAATCCCATATGGTCCTACCCAGTCTTGTCCTCGTTCGTAATGTCGGCCGTCAACTTAGTCACAGGAGAATCCCTCACGAATCCGTTGGACGAGAGACGGTTCGAAGAACCGACAAATTGCCGAGATCTAGCCCCGCCGATTACAGTTTACCCGAAAAAGCCCGCGCTCCTCATGGTTCAGGGCGTCTACTCCCGGTTGCGATGA
- the Tic55 gene encoding Tic55 component of chloroplast import machinery (Putative Rieske iron-sulfur protein Tic55, part of the protein Import machinery (Translocon) Tic of the inner chloroplast envelope membrane, possesses putaive bipartite presequence for plastid targeting), translated as MALRRSISRLAMVYLVTLCLKTAFVSAFSSTNTPTTPTSSVQQRSANQQALEDAPPFPRTWVPLASVYELHPDRPTPLRFLGQSYVTYQSNDGQWAVFDDACPHRLAPLSEGRVDRQKNRLECSYHGWEFDADGRCQEIPQADFSTMQKAMQNERCHVKSYPVHVEKNILFVWPWADEDPLITVSQPHCAPEHFMEGVSENCTTYTRDLPYGWDTLLENIVDPSHVPFAHHGLQGKREDAIPINMTSPSDLSPEGFVFQFEDRTMSMRRQGGAVFRAPFVIHYKADFETPSKEKQKKRANSPKVFNLTAIMLPTKPGWSRIILMGAPRTKQIEKKEKERLVAKIFRKLPSWLVHTFSNRFLDSDLAFLHFQEQERERRGVDARAYFMPAQSDRCVSALRKWILQYAHIPGPLPAPLTDRGVLFNRWTQHGEHCRHCTSARKRVAKWRTNTLRLLAISLVLAKFTAARVVAALSLLLLNRLSAVDKAFSDGGFSHYDNH; from the exons ATGGCACTGCGACGATCAATTTCCCGACTCGCTATGGTCTACTTGGTAACACTGTGTTTGAAAACGGCATTTGTCTCGGCTTTTTCCTCCACAAATACACCCACTACCCCCACGTCGTCCGTTCAGCAGCGATCAGCCAACCAGCAAGCACTGGAAGACGCCCCTCCCTTTCCCCGGACGTGGGTTCCGCTGGCGTCCGTTTACGAACTCCATCCCGATCGACCCACACCGTTGCGTTTTCTGGGGCAATCTTACGTCACCTATCAGTCCAATGATGGCCAGTGGGCGGTTTTCGATGACGCCTGTCCCCATCGTTTAGCACCACTTTCGGAAGGACGGGTCGATCGCCAGAAGAATCGTTTGGAGTGTTCGTATCACGGATGGGAATTCGACGCGGACGGAAGGTGTCAAGAAATTCCGCAAGCCGACTTCTCAACCATGCAAAAGGCCATGCAGAATGAACGCTGTCACGTCAAGTCCTATCCCGTGCACGTGGAGAAAAATATCTTGTTTGTCTGGCCCTGGGCTGACGAGGACCCGCTGATTACAGTCTCCCAACCGCACTGTGCGCCTGAACATTTTATGGAGGGCGTCTCGGAAAATTGCACCACCTACACTCGTGATTTGCCCTACGGATGGGACACACTGTTGGAAAACATCGTAGATCCTAGTCATGTGCCGTTT GCTCATCACGGATTACAGGGTAAGCGCGAAGACGCCATTCCTATCAATATGACGTCTCCTTCCGACCTATCACCGGAAGGATTTGTTTTCCAGTTTGAGGATCGCACCATGAGTATGCGCCGACAAGGCGGTGCTGTTTTCCGGGCACCTTTTGTGATACACTACAAGGCTGACTTTGAAACGCCctcaaaagaaaaacagaaaaagcGGGCAAACTCACCCAAAGTATTTAACTTGACGGCCATAATGCTGCCCACCAAACCCGGCTGGAGTCGCATCATTCTCATGGGTGCACCTCGCACTAAGCAAattgaaaagaaagagaaagaacGATTGGTCGCAAAAATATTTCGTAAGCTCCCTTCTTGGCTGGTTCATACGTTCAGCAATCGATTTCTGGACAGCGATTTGGCCTTTCTGCATTTCCAGGAACAGGAGCGCGAACGTCGGGGCGTCGATGCCAGAGCATACTTCATGCCGGCCCAATCGGATCGCTGCGTCAGCGCTCTACGAAAATGGATTCTTCAGTATGCACACATTCCTGGTCCGTTACCGGCTCCACTAACGGACCGCGGTGTACTGTTCAATCGATGGACGCAGCACGGCGAGCATTGTCGACATTGTACATCCGCTAGAAAAAGGGTAGCGAAATGGCGAACGAATACTTTGCGGTTATTGGCAATCAGTTTGGTCTTGGCCAAGTTTACTGCCGCTCGTGTTGTGGCGGCCTTAtcgttgctgcttttgaaCCGTTTGTCCGCCGTTGACAAGGCCTTTTCAGACGGTGGGTTCAGTCACTATGACAACCATTAA
- a CDS encoding predicted protein yields MPDVEQHRRQSSNAELSWSEISQLTDENWQYISEDSRSGIVEISRAGNLTFSSLDLYGREKEISTLKEAFDRSRSSRELLLISGQSGSGKSALASCVEQPVRQAKGFYLKGKFDLNQQSQPFSAIVSACSRLCEELLQQEEGLSCPGREQNSGSREERSSKQWQSVFSLDEIRTRMHEEMANEVEDLIFVVPGLADVVGIDVIQPLNDSTKDDPLEARNRLNAAFRKFIRVLGCFGPIAMFLDDMQWADLASLELIEFLFTDPEKTGLLILGCYRDTGLDDTNGYQKLLRKLKRRDETTITEIEVRNLSVRYVNEILSDLLRTEKGRTLPLAELVHRKTHGNAFFAIQFIKSLVDSRILKPSDSSAWAWDLEQAEKSTEPTSNVIDLMKSKLKKLPYDVCLTLQLMACLGSTFTFRVFHLIVDEFYNNPLHVDPTKLAVQPLDQRKPEECLQLCVEQGLIVAHRRHSYRWIHDKLQEAALSLLPSDSLPIVQFRIGNLLRQNLSSVEIESSVFVVAALLNEGSEALLTDEQRIQIAHIDLVAGKKAIESSAFVSAKYYLEKGVELLPVGSWNEHYRLTLNIYSTAAEAEYCNGNAVMVERYCDEVLKQIHRPLLDRLPAYKVLIETTGAQGDHKKAAHLTLDVLSQLGCPFPKYAVLIQAYAGLQKARLFQRRLSTEKVNGMRQMTDIKDIWIMSLLDKMFAFAYVGRLPNILLMSILKSLQWTLKKGLSDFAPSTFARVGLVFAAFLNDPKTSEMYAEHCMSLLVRTSSRKAKVKASMIVQSFVFHYLRPLSSTTRPLTHSYELGMKIGAIDDAMWCFFFAQETKVHCGVSLNSIADELSVAIKQMQDLKQVKQEELCYILERVVLDMTGNARDAHLLSAKYLAQDELFARLRQTEDTTMKMYFLRNRMAVAFLFERYDLLMELLEDTGYQKFIEKAQPGVFAVQSMTFRNALACVSVFHRTGDRHYLRLANRLAWKVKKAAKQNNPNLFHYDALLDAEFAATNGKHAAALKHFGAAILLAGSRRFQNDQALIYERFGEYNDREGQKDDARYSLRLAIESYQVWGARGKANQIRLKHAGLLTPPAEIEVGDFNPDFLTLRHKSLDTAHVRGTAQVEKPLGAA; encoded by the exons ATGCCTGACGTCGAACAGCATCGTAGACAGTCGAGTAACGCTGAACTGTCTTGGTCTGAAATCAGCCAGCTTACGGATGAGAATTGGCAGTATATATCGGAGGATAGCCGGAGTGGAATTGTGGAAATCTCCCGGGCGGGTAATCTGACTTTCTCTTCACTCGATTTGTACGGgcgcgaaaaggaaataTCCACTTTAAAGGAAGCGTTCGATCGTTCCCGTTCATCGCGAGAATTGCTCTTAATCTCTGGACAATCTGGAAGCGGGAAGTCCGCTTTGGCATCGTGCGTGGAGCAGCCTGTTCGTCAAGCCAAAGGCTTTTATTTGAAAGGAAAATTCGACCTCAATCAACAAAGCCAGCCCTTTTCGGCCATCGTAAGCGCCTGCTCTCGCTTGTGTGAAGAATTGTTGCAACAGGAAGAGGGACTTTCATGTCCTGGCCGAGAACAAAATAGCGGTTCTCGAGAAGAACGATCCTCGAAGCAATGGCAGTCTGTATTTTCTTTAGACGAGATCAGAACTAGAATGCACGAAGAAATGGCAAACGAGGTTGAAGACCTTATTTTCGTAGTGCCCGGTTTAGCAGATGTGGTGGGTATCGATGTGATTCAGCCTTTGAATGATAGTACAAAGGATGACCCACTGGAAGCAAGAAATCGGCTCAATGCTGCTTTTCGAAAGTTCATTCGGGTTCTTGGTTGTTTCGGACCGATAGCGATGTTTCTCGATGATATGCAATGGGCTGATCTCGCCAGTTTGGAGTTGATTGAATTTCTCTTCACAGACCCAGAGAAGACGGGCCTGCTTATTCTGGGATGTTATCGGGATACTGGGTTGGACGACACCAATGGTTATCAAAAGCTACTACGGAAGCTAAAGCGCAGAGACGAAACCACTATTACTGAAATAGAAGTCCGAAACCTTTCCGTTCGGTATGTCAATGAAATATTATCTGACTTGCTTCGCACAGAAAAGGGGCGAACACTCCCTCTTGCTGAGCTAGTTCATCGAAAAACACATGGAAACGCTTTTTTTGCTATTCAGTTCATTAAATCTCTGGTTGATAGCCGGATTTTGAAACCCTCTGATAGTTCGGCATGGGCGTGGGATCTAGAACAAGCCGAAAAAAGCACGGAACCAACTTCCAACGTGATCGACCTTATGAAGAGCAAACTGAAGAAGCTGCCGTATGACGTTTGCTTAACTCTGCAGCTCATGGCATGCCTCGGATCAACTTTCACTTTCCGAGTCTTTCATCTAATTGTCGACGAATTTTACAACAACCCCTTGCATGTGGATCCAACCAAACTAGCTGTTCAACCTCTCGATCAGAGAAAGCCAGAGGAATGTTTACAGCTCTGCGTAGAGCAGGGTTTGATTGTTGCTCATCGGCGGCATTCATATCGCTGGATTCACGACAAACTTCAAGAAGCTGCCCTCTCCCTTCTACCGAGCGATAGTCTTCCGATAGTTCAATTTCGAATTGGCAATCTTTTGCGGCAAAACCTGTCTTCCGTAGAGATAGAATCATCcgtgtttgttgttgcggcATTACTCAACGAAGGCTCAGAGGCACTTTTGACGGATGAACAGAGGATACAGATCGCTCATATTGATCTGGTTGCTGGCAAGAAAGCCATTGAATCTTCGGCATTCGTTTCCGCCAAGTACTATCTCGAAAAGGGAGTAGAGCTTCTTCCAGTAGGATCTTGGAATGAACATTACCGTTTAACTTTGAATATCTATTCGACTGCCGCTGAGGCTGAATACTGTAACGGAAACGCAGTCATGGTTGAACGATACTGTGATGAGGTCCTCAAGCAGATACACCGGCCTCTCCTTGATCGTCTTCCTGCCTATAAAGTTCTAATTGAAACCACCGGAGCGCAAGGAGATCACAAAAAAGCTGCTCACCTTACTTTAGATGTTCTGTCGCAGCTTGGATGTCCGTTTCCAAAGTATGCAGTACTGATACAAGCCTATGCTGGCCTTCAAAAAGCTAGATTATTCCAACGGAGACTTTCGACAGAGAAGGTCAATGGAATGCGGCAAATGACGGATATCAAAGATATCTGGATCATGTCTTTACTTGACAAAATGTTTGCTTTTGCTTATGTTGGACGCTTGCCGAATATTTTGTTGATGTCTATTCTCAAAAGCTTGCAATGGACACTAAAGAAGGGACTGAGCGATTTTGCACCTTCTACCTTCGCACGCGTAGGGCTAGTTTTTGCGGCATTCCTCAACGATCCCAAGACGAGCGAAATGTATGCTGAGCATTGCATGTCGCTTTTGGTCCGGACTTCGTCGCGGAAAGCAAAAGTCAAGGCGTCAATGATTGTGCAATCGTTTGTTTTCCATTATTTGCGACCTTTAAGCTCAACTACCCGACCGCTGACACACTCTTACGAATTAGGAATGAAGATTGGTGCCATTGATGACGCCATGTGgtgctttttcttcgctCAAGAAACAAAGGTTCACTGCGGCGTCTCACTCAATAGCATTGCCGACGAGCTAAGCGTGGCAATTAAGCAAATGCAAGACCTAAAGCAAGTTAAACAGGAGGAACTCTGCTACATACTCGAACGCGTGGTGTTGGACATGACTGGAAATGCCCGAGATGCCCATCTGCTGTCAGCCAAGTATTTGGCGCAGGATGAACTATTTGCTAGGCTACGACAAACCGAGGACACAACAATGAAAATGTATTTTTTGAGGAATCGCATGGCCGTCGCATTTCTGTTTGAGAGGTACGATCTCCTCATGGAACTACTGGAGGACACGGGCTATCAAAAATTTATAGAAAAGGCACAGCCTGGAGTTTTTGCCGTGCAGTCCATGACATTCCGAAATGCGTTAGCTTGTGTATCGGTGTTTCATCGGACTGGAGATCGCCACTATTTGAGATTGGCCAACAGACTTGCTTGGAAAGTCAAGAAAGCTGCGAAACAAAAT AATCCCAACCTTTTTCACTACGATGCTCTCCTGGACGCTGAGTTTGCAGCCACCAACGGCAAGCATGCGGCCGCACTAAAACATTTTGGCGCCGCGATTCTGTTGGCCGGAAGCCGGCGCTTCCAGAACGACCAAGCCTTGATATACGAACGCTTTGGAGAATACAACGACCGTGAAGGTCAAAAGGACGATGCTCGGTATAGTCTGCGACTAGCGATCGAATCATATCAGGTCTG